Below is a genomic region from Rhizobium sp. 9140.
CGCCAGGTTTCGTGTTTCTGACATGAACCCGCTTGGAGGAGGCCGGCAAAACACCGGCGCGTCACAGACCTGTACGGAGGAGCACGGTGGATCGACACCTTGTCAGCAGCGACCTCGCAACGAGCGTCGCCGAGATCGTTTCCGATATGAAGCATCTGGAAGGCCCGCTATTGCCGATCCTGCATGCCGTTCAGGACACGTTCGGGCATATCCCCAACGAAGCCGTTCCGATGATCGCCTTGGGGCTCAACCTGTCGCGCGCCGAAGTTCACGGCGTCGTTACCTTCTATCACGACTACCGCAGCCATCCTGCCGGCCGGCATGTGCTGAAACTCTGTCGCGCCGAAGCGTGCCAGGCCATGGGCGGTGACCAACTGGGCGATCGGGCGAAAAGCCGCCTTGGCATCGATTTCCACCAGACGACGACGGACGGGGCGATCACGCTGGAGCCGGTCTTCTGTCTCGGGCTCTGTTCCACCGCACCCGCCGCCATGCTGGACGGCGCGGTGCACGGGCGGCTGGATGCACAAGGGCTCGATACGCTTTTGGCGGAGGTGGGCGCATGACCCGCATCTTCATCCCCCGGGACGCCGCAGCCCTTGCCGTCGGTGCCGATCGTGTGGCGGCCCGCCTTGCGCAGGAAACGGCCTCCCGAGGGCTCGACATCACCATCGTCCGCACCGGATCGCGC
It encodes:
- a CDS encoding formate dehydrogenase subunit gamma, yielding MKHLEGPLLPILHAVQDTFGHIPNEAVPMIALGLNLSRAEVHGVVTFYHDYRSHPAGRHVLKLCRAEACQAMGGDQLGDRAKSRLGIDFHQTTTDGAITLEPVFCLGLCSTAPAAMLDGAVHGRLDAQGLDTLLAEVGA